Proteins from a single region of Longimicrobiales bacterium:
- a CDS encoding outer membrane lipoprotein carrier protein LolA: MRVRGLLLAAVLMIAVAPAAVPSAVTAQQPDGLGVLERVAARYAGVTSLCADFVQHLEVEMISLERTGSGQMCQTQPDRFAMRFSEPAGDAVVIDGESIWLYYPSNDEAVVIRIRVTGPPGGYDLHREFLDRPAEKYTVEYEAEEVIDGHETQRLRLTPKQRSSYVSVVLWIDAGTPVLRRIRIHEDGTVRTITLSDVQLGPADLDPAFFTFTVPPGADVISR, translated from the coding sequence ATGCGGGTCCGCGGCCTTCTCCTAGCCGCTGTTCTGATGATTGCGGTAGCGCCTGCGGCAGTGCCTTCGGCGGTGACGGCCCAGCAACCGGACGGTCTCGGAGTTTTGGAACGCGTCGCCGCACGGTATGCAGGGGTCACCTCGCTGTGCGCTGACTTCGTGCAACATCTCGAGGTGGAGATGATCTCCCTTGAGCGCACGGGGTCGGGACAAATGTGCCAGACTCAACCCGATCGGTTCGCCATGAGGTTTTCCGAACCGGCGGGAGATGCGGTCGTCATCGATGGTGAGTCGATTTGGCTGTACTACCCGAGCAACGACGAAGCAGTCGTCATTCGGATTCGTGTGACCGGGCCCCCCGGAGGATATGATCTTCACCGCGAGTTCTTGGATCGCCCGGCGGAAAAATACACGGTCGAATACGAGGCCGAAGAAGTGATCGATGGCCACGAAACCCAGCGACTTCGTCTCACGCCGAAACAGCGCTCCTCGTATGTCTCGGTTGTTCTTTGGATCGATGCAGGAACTCCGGTCCTCCGTCGAATCCGGATTCATGAGGACGGAACGGTGAGGACCATCACGTTGTCGGACGTCCAGCTCGGTCCCGCCGATCTAGACCCGGCGTTCTTCACCTTTACCGTGCCACCCGGTGCGGATGTGATCTCCAGATGA
- a CDS encoding DNA translocase FtsK, translated as MLSAEQQREMFAVGLLALALFVLLSLLPVTVPGERGIEWFPSGNMVGPVGGAVRGLLTAFLGGSAFIVPGLLTFSGLRFGGWLSDYWTPRLTIFTGGLVLLVPVLVWVLTTEPTAAGWLGTNVGDPLVSLVGWLGALLITGVAVVALSVGTLGWNPLRSMGRGVLAGGDAAGRTAKALAEKGKELAEARAVAKAERAAELEAAGAMEGMEPDWMTGEAEPEPEPEEPESEPEAEAEPAVEPDVDDSTSADGEESEEPAHDIGSDEGHLEDPNEGDEVEHEVPPMDLLSEAAVRDRASMERQLDELGHVLVEKLGTFNVSCELSGRTIGPVVTRFEVVPAPGVKVNRIANLDADLALAMKAKSIRIVAPIPGKGAVGVEIPNPTPEIVNLREILESKEFKTAKGDLPLALGKSLDGKPYVANLTKMPHVLIAGATGAGKSVCLNTIVTSLVYRHTPETLRLLMIDPKMVELSVYSKLPHLRHNVVTDPRDAAGVLKWAVMEMERRYALLKANYVRSLAEFNKKVRDDVVLKRAEAKGPEGDEDRWIYDDGIVPYIVVVVDELADLMMTVQSEVERPLTQLAQKARAIGIHLIVATQRPSVNVITGLIKANFPTRIAFRVASKTDSRTILDMNGADALLGNGDMLFLPPGQSEPERVQGAYLPTEDTERLMGWYVELLEKRGEIPDPVVAGLETDILEELRGQELEDAAITAEDIVGDWDDLFKAAADVCISNGTGSTSLLQRKLSIGYGRAARIVDQLQDAGVIGESIGSKGREVMMNMDELDAMFP; from the coding sequence TTGCTGAGCGCTGAGCAGCAACGGGAGATGTTCGCTGTGGGCCTGCTGGCCCTCGCACTCTTCGTTCTCCTGTCTCTGCTTCCAGTGACGGTCCCTGGAGAGCGAGGCATCGAGTGGTTCCCGTCGGGCAACATGGTGGGCCCTGTGGGTGGTGCGGTCCGTGGCCTGCTCACGGCCTTTCTAGGCGGTTCTGCGTTCATCGTCCCGGGGCTCCTGACGTTTTCCGGGCTCCGCTTTGGTGGTTGGCTGTCTGACTATTGGACCCCTCGCCTGACGATCTTCACCGGCGGATTGGTACTCTTGGTACCGGTTCTCGTATGGGTGCTCACCACCGAGCCCACGGCCGCGGGCTGGCTCGGTACTAACGTCGGAGATCCGCTGGTCAGTTTGGTAGGGTGGTTGGGAGCCCTGCTCATCACGGGGGTCGCCGTCGTCGCACTCTCAGTCGGCACGCTGGGTTGGAATCCGCTGCGTTCCATGGGCCGGGGAGTCCTGGCGGGTGGAGATGCCGCGGGCCGCACGGCCAAAGCGCTGGCGGAGAAGGGCAAAGAACTGGCTGAAGCTCGGGCGGTGGCCAAAGCAGAACGAGCTGCCGAACTCGAGGCGGCGGGCGCTATGGAAGGCATGGAGCCCGACTGGATGACCGGCGAGGCTGAGCCTGAGCCTGAGCCGGAAGAACCAGAATCCGAGCCCGAAGCCGAGGCTGAGCCCGCAGTCGAGCCAGACGTGGATGACTCTACCTCGGCGGACGGTGAGGAATCTGAAGAGCCTGCCCACGACATAGGCTCGGACGAGGGACACCTCGAGGACCCGAACGAGGGTGATGAGGTCGAGCACGAAGTCCCGCCTATGGACCTGCTCTCCGAGGCCGCGGTCCGCGACCGGGCGAGCATGGAACGGCAACTCGACGAACTCGGCCATGTGCTCGTGGAGAAGCTCGGGACCTTCAACGTCAGCTGTGAGTTGAGTGGGCGAACGATCGGCCCGGTGGTGACTCGGTTCGAGGTCGTCCCGGCACCAGGCGTAAAAGTGAACCGAATTGCTAACCTCGACGCCGACCTCGCCTTGGCGATGAAGGCCAAGAGCATCCGCATCGTCGCTCCGATTCCGGGGAAAGGCGCGGTTGGCGTCGAGATCCCGAATCCGACTCCCGAGATCGTGAACCTGCGCGAGATCTTGGAGTCCAAGGAGTTCAAGACCGCCAAGGGTGATCTGCCGTTGGCGCTTGGAAAGTCCCTGGACGGTAAACCCTACGTCGCGAACCTCACCAAGATGCCCCACGTGCTCATCGCGGGTGCGACGGGCGCGGGTAAGTCAGTGTGTCTGAACACGATCGTCACGAGTCTGGTCTACCGACACACACCAGAGACGCTCCGACTCCTCATGATCGATCCGAAGATGGTCGAGCTATCGGTCTACTCGAAGCTCCCCCATCTGCGCCACAACGTTGTCACCGACCCCCGAGACGCTGCCGGTGTACTCAAGTGGGCTGTGATGGAGATGGAACGCCGCTACGCGTTACTCAAGGCGAACTACGTGCGTTCTCTGGCGGAGTTCAACAAGAAAGTCCGTGATGACGTGGTACTGAAGCGCGCAGAAGCGAAGGGGCCGGAGGGGGATGAAGATCGATGGATCTACGATGACGGGATCGTGCCCTACATCGTCGTCGTCGTCGACGAGCTCGCCGATCTGATGATGACCGTGCAGAGCGAGGTGGAGAGGCCGCTCACACAGCTTGCTCAGAAGGCGCGTGCGATCGGGATCCACCTCATCGTGGCTACGCAGCGTCCCTCGGTGAACGTGATCACGGGCCTCATTAAGGCGAATTTTCCGACGCGCATCGCGTTCCGGGTCGCCTCGAAGACCGACTCGCGCACCATTCTGGATATGAACGGAGCGGACGCCCTTCTTGGAAACGGCGACATGCTGTTCTTGCCACCGGGGCAGAGCGAGCCCGAGCGGGTACAGGGTGCGTATCTCCCGACCGAGGACACGGAACGGCTCATGGGTTGGTATGTCGAACTGCTGGAGAAACGCGGAGAAATCCCGGACCCGGTCGTTGCCGGACTGGAGACGGACATTCTCGAGGAGTTGCGTGGGCAGGAGCTGGAGGACGCGGCGATCACCGCGGAGGACATCGTGGGAGACTGGGACGACCTTTTCAAGGCGGCCGCCGATGTCTGCATCTCAAACGGAACGGGCTCGACTTCGCTTCTTCAGCGCAAGCTGAGTATCGGGTACGGCCGTGCGGCCAGGATCGTCGATCAGCTGCAGGATGCTGGAGTCATCGGAGAGTCGATCGGGTCCAAGGGTCGGGAAGTGATGATGAACATGGACGAACTCGACGCGATGTTCCCGTGA
- the accC gene encoding acetyl-CoA carboxylase biotin carboxylase subunit, translated as MFKKVLIANRGEIALRIIRACNELGVKTVAVYSEADRESLHVRFADEDVCIGKAPATDSYLQIPRIMAAAEVTGAEAIHPGYGFLAENAEFSEICTRLDVTFIGPTPHQIRSMGDKATARATMMDSGVPTVPGSEGIIEDMDEAMRVAKEIGFPIMVKASAGGGGKGMRIAASEEVFGKQFVAAQTEAQNAFGNPGVYLERCILKPRHVEIQVFGDQHGRVVHLGERECSIQRRHQKLLEEAPSPAVTPELRAEMGAAAVKAAEAIDYVGAGTVEFLLDQDGSFYFMEMNTRIQVEHPVTEVTTGFDLVKEQIRVAAGEPLTFPEMSEHFQHRGHAIEFRINAEDPDRNFAPGPGVIQTFHPPGGPGVRLDTHVYTGYIVPPNYDSLIAKLIVSGATRAEAIVRARHVLDQFIIEGVPTTLPFLRRIVDDPAFIAGDVDTGFVERMMAEDGND; from the coding sequence TTGTTCAAAAAAGTCCTGATCGCCAATCGTGGCGAGATCGCGCTTCGTATCATCCGCGCCTGCAACGAACTCGGCGTAAAAACGGTTGCTGTGTATTCCGAGGCAGACCGAGAGTCGCTCCACGTTCGTTTTGCGGACGAGGACGTGTGCATTGGGAAGGCACCGGCTACAGATAGTTACCTCCAGATCCCAAGGATCATGGCCGCCGCAGAAGTGACCGGCGCAGAGGCCATTCACCCGGGCTATGGCTTCCTAGCGGAAAATGCCGAGTTCAGTGAGATCTGCACTCGCTTGGACGTGACCTTCATTGGGCCGACTCCGCACCAGATTCGATCGATGGGGGACAAGGCGACCGCGCGCGCCACGATGATGGATAGTGGCGTGCCGACCGTGCCCGGTTCCGAAGGCATCATTGAGGACATGGACGAAGCCATGCGGGTGGCCAAGGAGATCGGCTTCCCCATCATGGTGAAGGCGTCTGCGGGGGGTGGTGGTAAAGGAATGCGCATTGCCGCCTCCGAGGAGGTCTTCGGGAAGCAGTTCGTGGCGGCCCAGACCGAGGCTCAGAACGCGTTCGGGAACCCGGGTGTGTATCTCGAGCGATGCATCCTCAAGCCGCGGCACGTCGAGATCCAGGTCTTCGGCGACCAGCATGGGCGTGTCGTCCATTTGGGTGAACGGGAGTGTTCCATCCAGCGCCGCCACCAAAAACTCCTCGAGGAGGCTCCGTCTCCCGCTGTGACGCCCGAACTGCGGGCCGAGATGGGTGCAGCTGCGGTGAAAGCCGCAGAAGCCATCGACTACGTCGGCGCGGGTACGGTAGAGTTTCTGCTCGATCAGGACGGGTCGTTCTACTTCATGGAGATGAACACCCGCATCCAGGTCGAGCATCCGGTCACTGAGGTCACGACTGGCTTCGACTTGGTAAAGGAGCAAATCCGGGTCGCTGCCGGCGAACCGCTGACGTTTCCGGAGATGTCAGAGCATTTCCAGCATCGGGGTCACGCGATCGAGTTCCGGATCAACGCTGAAGACCCGGATCGAAATTTCGCTCCAGGGCCGGGTGTGATTCAGACGTTCCATCCGCCAGGGGGGCCGGGCGTCCGCCTCGATACACACGTGTACACTGGGTACATCGTGCCGCCCAACTACGATTCTCTGATCGCGAAACTGATTGTGAGTGGCGCAACGCGGGCGGAGGCGATCGTGCGAGCGCGCCACGTCTTGGATCAGTTCATCATCGAAGGAGTGCCTACTACACTCCCGTTCCTGCGTCGGATCGTCGATGACCCTGCCTTTATTGCGGGTGATGTCGATACAGGCTTCGTAGAACGCATGATGGCGGAAGACGGAAACGACTGA
- a CDS encoding 2-phosphosulfolactate phosphatase: protein MRIDTYFTLPEIDPAVLSESTVVVIDVVRATTSIVEALANGAGGIYPTESTAEAVRLAQSLGREDTLLVGERKGVKIEGFDLGNSPSEFTAEAVGGKKLVMSTTNGTRALSAVSEASRLLVGAFTNLGAVAGASADDDAIVIVCAGRDGAFAIEDALCAGHLICRIADGAASPLEMNDAARAAVVLAKSRKPSQAFFKVTKAGQAISDIGLASDLDVCGDVDRHDIVPVMNDNTITLLGDWRPLAER, encoded by the coding sequence ATGCGGATCGACACGTATTTCACGCTGCCGGAGATCGATCCTGCTGTCCTGTCGGAATCGACTGTGGTGGTCATCGACGTCGTCCGTGCCACTACGTCCATCGTCGAGGCGTTGGCGAACGGCGCCGGTGGCATCTATCCAACGGAGTCCACTGCAGAGGCCGTTCGTCTGGCCCAATCGCTCGGTCGGGAAGACACGCTCCTGGTCGGTGAACGGAAGGGGGTGAAGATCGAAGGCTTCGATCTGGGCAACTCTCCCTCCGAATTCACGGCCGAGGCCGTGGGCGGCAAGAAGCTCGTGATGAGCACCACGAACGGGACTCGGGCCCTCAGCGCAGTGTCTGAGGCGAGCCGCCTGCTGGTTGGCGCGTTCACAAACCTCGGGGCCGTCGCTGGTGCATCAGCCGATGACGACGCAATCGTGATCGTCTGTGCAGGCCGCGATGGGGCCTTTGCGATCGAGGATGCGTTGTGTGCGGGACACCTCATCTGCCGCATCGCGGACGGTGCGGCTTCGCCGCTGGAGATGAACGATGCTGCGCGGGCGGCGGTGGTTCTTGCGAAGTCCCGGAAGCCCTCCCAGGCTTTCTTTAAGGTGACCAAGGCGGGCCAGGCGATTTCCGACATCGGACTCGCAAGCGATCTTGATGTTTGCGGTGACGTGGATCGTCATGACATCGTTCCGGTAATGAACGACAACACCATCACTTTGCTGGGAGACTGGAGACCACTTGCTGAGCGCTGA
- the efp gene encoding elongation factor P, producing MASTADFRNGLVIEIDGSLWAITYFQHVKPGKGGAFVRTKLKNVLTGAVVEKTYRAGEKVNDVRLERRPVNYSYMDGDLYYFMDANTYDMIPIAGDLLGDDQLKYLKENMACEGLVHDEKIISVELPNFVELLVTRTDPGFKGDTAQGATKPATLETGAEIQVPLFVEEGDVLKIDRRDDKYMSRV from the coding sequence ATGGCGAGCACCGCGGATTTCCGCAACGGATTGGTCATAGAGATTGATGGTAGTCTCTGGGCCATTACCTATTTCCAGCATGTGAAGCCCGGCAAGGGCGGCGCATTTGTGCGTACCAAGCTCAAGAACGTCCTGACGGGTGCAGTCGTCGAGAAGACGTACCGCGCTGGTGAGAAGGTGAATGACGTTCGGCTTGAACGGCGCCCGGTGAACTACAGCTACATGGATGGCGACCTGTACTACTTCATGGACGCCAACACGTACGACATGATCCCCATTGCCGGTGATCTCCTTGGGGACGATCAGCTCAAGTACCTAAAGGAAAACATGGCGTGCGAGGGGCTCGTCCACGACGAGAAGATCATCAGTGTAGAGCTGCCGAACTTCGTGGAGCTCTTGGTCACTAGGACCGATCCCGGCTTCAAGGGTGACACAGCACAGGGCGCCACCAAGCCTGCCACGCTCGAGACCGGCGCCGAGATCCAGGTGCCTCTTTTTGTGGAAGAGGGCGACGTGCTAAAAATCGATCGGCGTGACGACAAATACATGTCCAGGGTTTAA
- the rimO gene encoding 30S ribosomal protein S12 methylthiotransferase RimO produces the protein MSQARTRDLPVFPLTPDPVRGDASRDAAPVHHQIEATGAEDGPRIALITLGCDKNTVDSERMMAALVGHGAHVSSEVDGADVVIVNTCGFIQEAKEQSIETILEACDLKADGGLKAVVAVGCLVQRYKDDLVEEIPEVDLFMGLTELQGLVPELRQRGLLPDEEVIPTMERPLRVLSTATSHTSYLKISEGCDHTCAFCAIPLMRGLHRSQPVDLLVREAAGLGEMGVKEINIISQDTTWFGRDLKRKDQSAPLLRELLQGLIEGTDVPWYRLFYMYPSGITREMVDFMASEARILPYLDMPIQHGSDRVLGLMRRPERQATIRERVGWLREAIPDLTLRTTVIVGFPGETDADFREMLELLDEIQFERVGAFTYSVEEGTRAADMDGQIDQQVMNERLEELMELQRGISFDKNAALIGQTMTALVDRVIHDDPEFGAVARTVGQALDVDGVTNIRKADALAVGSLIDVEIVDALDYDLVAELK, from the coding sequence ATGAGCCAAGCTCGCACGCGCGATCTTCCGGTTTTCCCGCTGACGCCGGACCCTGTGCGTGGCGACGCCTCCCGTGATGCGGCCCCCGTCCATCACCAGATTGAGGCGACGGGTGCCGAAGACGGGCCGCGCATCGCGCTCATTACCCTGGGGTGTGACAAGAACACCGTCGACTCCGAGCGCATGATGGCCGCGCTCGTAGGCCACGGAGCCCACGTATCGTCCGAAGTCGACGGAGCCGACGTGGTGATCGTGAATACGTGCGGCTTCATCCAAGAAGCCAAAGAGCAATCCATCGAGACCATTCTCGAAGCGTGTGATTTGAAGGCCGACGGTGGTCTCAAGGCAGTGGTCGCGGTTGGCTGCCTGGTCCAGCGTTACAAAGACGACTTAGTAGAGGAAATCCCCGAGGTCGATCTCTTCATGGGGCTGACAGAACTCCAGGGACTCGTCCCCGAGTTGCGCCAGCGTGGGCTACTGCCCGACGAAGAGGTTATCCCGACCATGGAGCGGCCCCTCCGGGTGCTGTCCACGGCGACTTCACACACCTCCTACCTGAAGATCAGCGAGGGGTGCGATCACACATGTGCGTTCTGTGCGATTCCGCTCATGCGCGGGTTGCATCGCTCTCAGCCGGTTGATCTCCTCGTCCGCGAAGCGGCCGGGCTCGGTGAAATGGGCGTGAAGGAAATCAACATCATCTCCCAGGACACCACCTGGTTCGGGCGCGATCTGAAGCGGAAGGACCAAAGTGCGCCGCTGCTTCGCGAACTTCTGCAGGGCCTCATAGAGGGGACCGATGTCCCGTGGTACAGGCTGTTCTACATGTACCCGTCCGGAATCACGCGGGAGATGGTGGACTTCATGGCATCTGAGGCACGGATCCTGCCATACCTCGATATGCCGATTCAGCACGGCAGCGATCGGGTGCTCGGGCTCATGCGAAGACCGGAGCGCCAAGCGACGATTCGTGAACGTGTGGGTTGGCTCCGGGAAGCGATCCCGGACCTCACATTGCGCACGACTGTGATCGTGGGCTTTCCAGGCGAAACGGACGCAGACTTCCGGGAGATGCTCGAGTTGCTCGACGAGATTCAATTCGAGCGCGTCGGTGCCTTCACCTACTCGGTGGAGGAAGGGACCCGCGCGGCCGACATGGACGGCCAAATCGATCAACAGGTGATGAACGAGCGCCTCGAGGAACTCATGGAGCTCCAACGAGGCATCAGCTTCGACAAGAATGCAGCGCTCATTGGACAGACCATGACTGCATTGGTGGACCGGGTCATTCATGACGATCCGGAATTCGGAGCGGTCGCCCGCACCGTCGGGCAGGCGCTCGATGTGGATGGTGTGACCAACATCCGGAAGGCTGACGCGCTCGCGGTGGGTTCGCTCATTGATGTCGAAATCGTAGACGCGCTGGATTACGACCTCGTGGCCGAACTGAAATAG
- the accB gene encoding acetyl-CoA carboxylase biotin carboxyl carrier protein — translation MIDLDFLDRLIKALDDSSVDSLEIERGGTRVHLSKTPLHAAVPMAAPAMMHAPVAAALPAPEAAQPASGDAAPGPSNPNLLEVTSPMVGTFYLAPAPDAPAYVEVGTRVKNGDTLCIIEAMKLMNEFKCEIEGTVVELCVENAQPVEYGQVLFRVDPA, via the coding sequence ATGATTGATCTCGATTTTTTAGATCGCCTGATCAAGGCGTTGGACGACAGCAGCGTCGACTCGCTTGAGATCGAACGTGGTGGAACGCGCGTTCACTTGTCGAAGACGCCTCTGCATGCTGCCGTACCCATGGCAGCTCCAGCCATGATGCACGCCCCGGTCGCTGCGGCGTTGCCGGCACCTGAAGCGGCACAGCCGGCGAGTGGTGACGCGGCACCAGGGCCATCGAATCCGAATCTGCTCGAAGTGACCTCCCCGATGGTCGGGACGTTCTACCTAGCCCCGGCCCCGGACGCTCCTGCCTATGTGGAGGTGGGTACACGTGTGAAGAACGGCGACACGCTGTGCATCATCGAAGCCATGAAGCTCATGAATGAGTTCAAGTGCGAAATAGAAGGCACGGTGGTCGAGCTCTGCGTCGAAAACGCGCAGCCGGTCGAATACGGGCAAGTCCTTTTTCGCGTGGATCCGGCCTAG